From the genome of Staphylococcus haemolyticus, one region includes:
- a CDS encoding N-acetyltransferase, whose amino-acid sequence MSEVKHLEINYKTDELFEAFREFGNKDLYMVEELQGQMIDASSESPFYGIFHGENLVARMALLKKGDVEEIYFPEFDDYLLLWKLEVLDNYKNKGYGQSLIDYAKSYNMPIKAIARQNSKEFLMNQDFEDVHAKNPEGHDVLVWAPK is encoded by the coding sequence ATGAGTGAAGTAAAACATCTTGAAATTAATTATAAAACAGACGAATTGTTTGAAGCTTTTAGAGAATTCGGTAACAAAGATTTATACATGGTTGAAGAACTACAAGGCCAAATGATCGATGCCAGTTCTGAATCACCATTCTATGGCATCTTTCACGGTGAAAACCTTGTTGCCCGAATGGCTTTACTAAAAAAGGGTGACGTTGAAGAAATTTACTTCCCAGAATTCGATGATTATTTACTACTTTGGAAACTAGAAGTTTTAGATAACTATAAAAATAAAGGGTACGGTCAGTCACTTATTGATTATGCAAAATCTTATAATATGCCTATCAAAGCCATTGCACGTCAAAATTCTAAAGAATTTTTAATGAATCAAGATTTTGAGGATGTACACGCTAAAAATCCTGAAGGTCATGATGTACTCGTATGGGCTCCTAAATAA
- a CDS encoding YjjG family noncanonical pyrimidine nucleotidase produces the protein MKYNTILLDFDDTLVDFYDAEDKAFHNMAKHYHHYPTAEDFQFFKQINQAHWEAFQKNKLTKDEVLSHRFIEYFNHYGIEVDGKQADVTFRDELAKAPIKHFDSTLETIDRLAQNNKLYIVTNGVTDTQKRRIAQLQFKDIFDGVFISEETGYQKPMIEFFDYVFEKIGKDKRKSTIIVGDSLTSDVLGGKNAGIATCWFNVRNKKNNSGINPDYEIKSLRELVDLIENE, from the coding sequence ATGAAATATAATACAATATTATTAGACTTCGATGATACATTAGTTGATTTTTATGATGCCGAAGATAAAGCTTTTCACAATATGGCCAAACATTATCATCATTACCCAACAGCAGAAGACTTTCAATTTTTTAAACAAATTAATCAGGCACATTGGGAGGCTTTTCAAAAGAATAAACTAACTAAAGATGAAGTTCTTTCACACAGATTCATTGAATATTTTAATCATTATGGTATTGAAGTGGATGGTAAACAAGCAGATGTTACTTTTAGGGATGAATTAGCTAAAGCACCCATTAAGCATTTTGATTCCACTCTAGAAACGATAGATCGATTAGCTCAAAACAATAAACTTTATATTGTTACTAATGGTGTTACAGATACTCAAAAAAGACGTATCGCTCAATTACAATTTAAAGACATATTTGATGGTGTATTTATATCAGAGGAAACCGGTTATCAAAAGCCAATGATTGAGTTTTTTGATTATGTTTTTGAAAAAATTGGTAAGGACAAACGAAAATCTACCATTATTGTTGGTGATTCATTAACTTCAGATGTATTAGGCGGAAAAAATGCGGGAATAGCTACATGCTGGTTTAATGTAAGAAATAAAAAGAATAATTCTGGTATAAATCCAGATTACGAAATTAAATCATTGCGTGAATTAGTTGATTTAATTGAAAATGAGTAA
- a CDS encoding phenol-soluble modulin PSM-beta-1 — protein sequence MQKLAEAIAAAVQAGQDKDWGKMGTSIVGIVENGISVLGKIFGF from the coding sequence ATGCAAAAATTAGCAGAAGCAATTGCAGCAGCAGTACAAGCAGGACAAGATAAAGACTGGGGTAAAATGGGTACAAGCATCGTAGGTATCGTAGAAAACGGAATCAGTGTTTTAGGTAAAATTTTCGGCTTCTAA
- a CDS encoding phenol-soluble modulin PSM-beta-2, translating to MEKIANAVKSAIEAGQNQDWTKLGTSILDIVSNGVTELSKIFGF from the coding sequence ATGGAAAAAATCGCAAACGCAGTTAAAAGTGCAATTGAAGCAGGTCAAAACCAAGACTGGACTAAATTAGGTACAAGTATCTTAGATATCGTTTCAAACGGTGTAACTGAATTAAGTAAAATCTTTGGTTTCTAA
- a CDS encoding phenol-soluble modulin PSM-beta-3 yields the protein MSKLVQAISDAVQAGQNQDWAKLGTSIVGIVENGVGILGKLFGF from the coding sequence ATGTCAAAATTAGTACAAGCAATTTCAGATGCAGTTCAAGCAGGCCAAAACCAAGATTGGGCTAAATTAGGTACAAGCATTGTAGGTATCGTAGAAAACGGTGTTGGCATTCTAGGTAAATTATTCGGATTCTAA
- a CDS encoding phenol-soluble modulin PSM-beta-2, translating to MEKIANAVKSAIEAGQNQDWTKLGTSILDIVSNGVTELSKIFGF from the coding sequence ATGGAAAAAATCGCAAACGCAGTAAAAAGTGCAATTGAAGCAGGTCAAAACCAAGACTGGACTAAATTAGGTACAAGTATCTTAGATATCGTTTCAAACGGTGTTACAGAATTAAGTAAAATCTTTGGTTTCTAA
- a CDS encoding phenol-soluble modulin PSM-beta-3 yields the protein MSKLVQAISDAVQAGQNQDWAKLGTSIVGIVENGVGILGKLFGF from the coding sequence ATGTCAAAATTAGTACAAGCAATTTCAGATGCAGTTCAAGCAGGCCAAAACCAAGATTGGGCTAAATTAGGTACAAGCATTGTAGGTATCGTAGAAAACGGTGTTGGCATTTTAGGTAAATTATTCGGATTCTAA
- a CDS encoding Panacea domain-containing protein has protein sequence MELNLQPDKSHVIAQNLISKYQEITGNSIVGDEMKVQKLMYYIQKTSIALTGDTIIDEEFEGWVHGPVLPSLRGLFDYFVEDITSKNKIDDTEEFIIENAIYQYGKYATWALREKSHNEFSWLNSRKGLSSNERGYNKLSIEDIKEDAKKVRLYDFKYDMYLDEFEDLDEEEFISVY, from the coding sequence ATGGAACTAAATTTACAACCTGATAAATCACATGTTATAGCGCAAAATTTAATATCAAAATACCAAGAAATTACCGGTAACAGTATAGTAGGTGATGAGATGAAGGTACAAAAATTAATGTACTATATTCAAAAAACCTCAATTGCGTTAACCGGAGATACTATAATCGATGAAGAATTTGAAGGTTGGGTACATGGTCCAGTTTTACCGTCCTTAAGAGGTTTGTTCGACTATTTTGTGGAAGATATTACCTCTAAAAATAAAATTGACGATACCGAAGAATTTATAATTGAAAATGCTATTTATCAATACGGTAAATATGCAACATGGGCCCTTAGAGAAAAATCTCATAATGAATTTTCGTGGCTTAATAGTCGTAAAGGTTTAAGTTCTAATGAACGAGGATATAATAAACTTTCAATTGAAGACATTAAAGAAGATGCGAAAAAGGTTAGGTTATACGACTTTAAATATGATATGTATCTAGATGAATTTGAAGATTTAGATGAGGAGGAATTTATTAGTGTTTACTAA
- a CDS encoding N-acetylmuramoyl-L-alanine amidase, whose amino-acid sequence MAEKWNGVPVKYDFLPIGTRRSGQPLTSKKPLFAVAHDTGNPHTTAQTNVNYYKNTYMIDWSIVASAHIFVDDKECIVCIPVTEKAWHVLYNTPTDNQWYNADANDVAFGVEGSYFPGNIERSRKSLDNMARVLAYLCNYWNIDYKTEVPGHQDIQADKIDPGNLLEACGYSRNVKYLDKQIAKYINGVKPAPSKKLSTKTSKKPTPSPQSVVKYKQAIEYMHSLKGQYIDFDKEFAFQCADVVVDFIYHVTGGVRFYGNAKQLHTVNAMPKGWKVVENTRDYVPPICAIAIYTEGVYSGWGHTGLVWDNSGGTRTFTILEQNFDSKADSPAKLREDDYTGLTHFIVPDFADDSVDLTDIKEVKKSERKSNSSISVNKKPPKKLTWSNQAYFKAIADNAGVTICRPNHNNVMVTTNEEYKPGDVFYVYEIRDGWARVYSPSNDGYVWYERLIVKDIYKTAGGKKFAKKDDKQAVAQRNIIQDTTGLKVNSIPPLNMKKSSKAKFRARVDYYGASLVKFKGKEWYVTNNTYRAGYDQFYIFEIKNGWCRVYSRNNNGWIWHERLRIVEVY is encoded by the coding sequence ATGGCAGAAAAATGGAATGGTGTTCCAGTTAAATATGATTTTTTACCGATTGGAACACGTAGAAGTGGGCAACCTTTAACAAGTAAAAAACCTTTATTTGCAGTAGCACATGACACTGGAAACCCTCACACAACAGCACAAACGAACGTGAATTATTATAAAAATACTTATATGATTGATTGGTCAATTGTTGCGAGCGCTCACATATTCGTTGATGACAAAGAGTGCATTGTATGTATTCCAGTCACAGAAAAGGCATGGCATGTGTTATATAACACACCTACCGACAATCAATGGTACAATGCTGACGCTAACGACGTTGCGTTTGGTGTAGAAGGTAGTTACTTCCCAGGCAATATTGAACGTTCACGTAAGTCATTAGATAACATGGCACGAGTGCTTGCTTATTTATGTAATTATTGGAACATTGATTACAAAACAGAAGTGCCAGGCCACCAAGATATTCAAGCAGATAAAATTGATCCTGGTAACTTATTAGAAGCGTGTGGATATTCACGAAACGTTAAGTATTTAGATAAACAGATTGCTAAATACATTAATGGCGTTAAACCTGCACCAAGTAAGAAATTATCAACGAAAACAAGCAAAAAGCCGACACCTTCGCCACAAAGTGTGGTTAAGTATAAACAAGCAATCGAATACATGCACAGTTTAAAAGGACAATATATCGACTTTGATAAAGAGTTCGCTTTCCAATGTGCTGATGTCGTTGTAGACTTCATTTATCATGTAACAGGTGGCGTTCGTTTCTATGGTAACGCTAAACAATTACACACAGTAAATGCTATGCCTAAAGGATGGAAAGTTGTAGAAAACACTAGAGATTACGTGCCACCTATTTGTGCAATCGCTATTTACACAGAAGGTGTTTATAGTGGTTGGGGACATACTGGTTTAGTTTGGGATAATAGTGGCGGTACTAGAACATTCACAATATTAGAGCAAAACTTCGATAGTAAAGCAGATTCGCCAGCTAAATTACGTGAAGATGATTATACAGGTTTAACACACTTCATTGTGCCAGACTTTGCTGATGATAGCGTTGATTTAACGGATATTAAAGAAGTGAAAAAATCAGAACGTAAATCTAACAGTTCAATTTCAGTAAACAAAAAGCCACCTAAGAAATTGACTTGGAGTAACCAAGCATATTTCAAAGCAATTGCTGATAATGCAGGTGTCACTATTTGTAGACCTAACCACAATAATGTGATGGTTACAACAAACGAAGAATATAAACCAGGAGACGTATTCTATGTATATGAAATCCGTGATGGTTGGGCTAGAGTTTACAGTCCTAGCAATGACGGTTATGTATGGTATGAACGCTTAATCGTTAAAGATATTTATAAAACAGCAGGTGGTAAGAAGTTTGCTAAAAAAGATGATAAACAAGCAGTAGCACAACGTAATATCATTCAAGATACAACAGGTTTAAAAGTAAATAGTATTCCACCTTTAAATATGAAGAAATCATCTAAAGCTAAATTTAGAGCGCGTGTTGATTATTACGGTGCATCATTAGTTAAATTCAAAGGCAAAGAATGGTATGTGACAAACAATACTTATAGAGCAGGATATGATCAATTCTATATCTTTGAAATTAAAAATGGTTGGTGTCGTGTTTATTCTAGAAATAATAATGGTTGGATATGGCATGAACGTTTAAGAATTGTAGAAGTATATTAG
- a CDS encoding DUF2951 family protein — translation MSENNQRGDLERRVDRLEKNDEKIFASLDGIKDGQHNQNLVNQKMNFTLDSINRERENEKKSKQENQKNIKDIKMWVLGLVGTIIGSLIIAALRMLFGI, via the coding sequence ATGTCAGAAAATAACCAAAGAGGAGATTTAGAAAGAAGAGTTGATCGTCTTGAAAAAAATGACGAAAAAATATTTGCCTCTTTGGACGGTATTAAAGATGGACAACACAATCAAAATCTAGTCAATCAAAAAATGAATTTCACGCTAGATAGTATCAACAGAGAAAGAGAAAACGAAAAAAAGAGCAAACAAGAAAACCAAAAAAATATTAAAGACATCAAAATGTGGGTACTCGGTTTAGTCGGGACAATCATTGGTTCTTTGATCATCGCAGCGTTAAGAATGTTGTTCGGTATTTAA
- a CDS encoding phage tail protein has product MENLFFIRDLEGEEYYLQGTIKHEQELNGDERIDMDIPYTKMNSIFLDQQDDLKMWVILFEGKEYRIINSKLSGYGDKYKVSVTGILHMLDWLNTHRIYERIDASLTTKEAFDLVFNDTPFDYVTVDTAPSNQFEGIGEGETKLEAFKTFIERFEYEMKLVGNVCYLYNQIGNDANFEYRHKVNTQDIEKEVDASEMWTYMRGYGDYREEGGVDDTEDKATSTSTSTTSSGYKKTSVKVVESNESEEDVTKKAKLKREYTSPLAEIIGIREGPPIMNANIKKQETMDKRLKDAVDKSVNISFTADIYDMTKHGYRFQHAELGDRVFLVDERIGLDTEIRVVKIDREVNSEGYLTNIEITFGTQTSGETYSGNMSTAVKDIQDLLEGRKKIKFDVLDKRSQSMVNKLTNTSSELAFDVNGIHAVDKNNPNNQMTLNSSGLMLSTDAGNTARTAITAEGIVADAITAGSIWTENVNVIGPKGYMSIIGNELMSIDPNSLSRTVLSPTGLTITRPDGAVYMVNGVPKMDLEVQKNLFHYSAVENNGRYSLTSETEPQVFEYFYTQHKARYLNVSYAIGWDYNNESDVGAVEIIVEEFGNGDKNRTASYKTIAKRTDDEVYGVIQIDLGVPTYEPLNCYLKVRRIGGTSKDKVTARSTRVCMRG; this is encoded by the coding sequence TTGGAAAACCTATTTTTTATCAGAGATTTAGAAGGCGAAGAATATTATTTGCAGGGTACGATAAAGCATGAACAAGAATTAAACGGTGACGAACGTATCGACATGGATATACCTTACACAAAAATGAATAGTATCTTTTTAGATCAACAAGACGATTTAAAAATGTGGGTCATCCTTTTTGAAGGTAAAGAGTACAGAATTATCAACAGTAAATTGAGTGGTTATGGTGATAAATATAAAGTAAGCGTCACAGGTATTTTACACATGCTTGACTGGTTAAATACTCACAGAATATATGAGCGTATCGACGCTAGCCTAACAACCAAAGAAGCCTTTGACTTAGTATTTAATGACACGCCTTTTGATTATGTGACTGTAGATACAGCACCAAGTAATCAATTTGAGGGAATTGGCGAAGGTGAGACGAAATTAGAAGCGTTTAAAACATTTATTGAGCGTTTTGAATATGAAATGAAGTTAGTCGGTAATGTTTGTTATCTGTACAATCAAATTGGTAATGACGCAAACTTTGAGTATCGTCACAAAGTAAACACTCAAGATATTGAAAAAGAAGTCGACGCATCAGAAATGTGGACTTATATGCGTGGGTATGGTGATTATCGTGAAGAAGGTGGCGTTGATGATACCGAAGATAAAGCGACTTCAACATCAACGTCTACAACATCATCTGGCTACAAAAAGACAAGCGTAAAAGTTGTAGAAAGTAACGAAAGCGAAGAAGATGTAACTAAAAAAGCTAAACTCAAACGTGAATACACATCACCACTTGCAGAAATTATTGGTATACGTGAAGGCCCACCAATTATGAATGCAAATATTAAAAAGCAAGAAACTATGGATAAGCGATTAAAAGATGCAGTGGATAAAAGCGTTAATATCTCATTCACAGCTGATATTTATGACATGACTAAACACGGTTATAGGTTTCAACATGCAGAACTCGGCGACCGTGTATTTTTAGTTGATGAACGTATCGGATTAGATACAGAAATACGAGTGGTTAAAATAGATAGAGAAGTTAATAGTGAAGGTTATTTAACTAACATTGAGATTACTTTCGGTACACAAACGAGTGGTGAAACGTACAGTGGTAACATGAGTACAGCCGTTAAAGATATTCAAGATTTATTGGAAGGTCGTAAAAAGATTAAGTTTGATGTGCTAGATAAGCGTAGTCAATCAATGGTTAATAAACTAACAAACACATCAAGTGAATTAGCTTTTGATGTGAATGGTATTCATGCCGTAGATAAGAATAATCCTAACAACCAAATGACATTAAATAGTAGTGGCCTAATGCTTTCGACTGACGCAGGAAATACTGCAAGAACAGCGATTACTGCTGAAGGTATTGTAGCAGATGCAATCACGGCAGGTTCAATTTGGACTGAAAACGTGAACGTGATTGGACCGAAAGGTTACATGTCAATAATAGGCAATGAATTGATGTCAATTGATCCTAACAGTTTATCTCGAACTGTATTAAGTCCTACTGGATTAACGATCACACGTCCAGACGGCGCAGTCTACATGGTGAATGGTGTACCAAAAATGGACTTAGAAGTTCAAAAAAACTTATTTCATTATTCCGCAGTAGAGAACAACGGACGTTATAGTTTGACATCTGAAACTGAGCCACAGGTATTTGAATATTTCTATACGCAACATAAAGCACGTTATTTAAATGTATCTTATGCAATTGGTTGGGACTACAATAATGAAAGTGATGTTGGAGCCGTTGAAATTATTGTTGAAGAATTTGGTAATGGCGATAAAAATAGAACAGCTAGTTATAAAACGATTGCCAAGCGTACTGATGATGAAGTGTATGGTGTTATTCAAATTGATTTAGGTGTGCCAACGTATGAACCACTTAACTGTTATTTAAAAGTGAGACGTATTGGTGGCACTTCCAAAGATAAAGTTACTGCACGAAGCACTAGAGTGTGTATGAGAGGATGA
- a CDS encoding phage tail domain-containing protein has translation MPFTIHDPDMNKIDYPVGVLPLDFLVSAIEKERYVENIKGIPGAVNYGFDYKEREVTLNFWLRHYHGEHDQKLLKSELYAMLDSQPYFYISDDRLPTRVLKVAIDEPYMPDRINGINIHTLEFKAQVIGLPFWRTKYTTQDIETKGFEAIAEQFGLADGLNIDYPKYTFTENKFTVWNGGNVTLDPRNMPLKIKLKHLLTDGNFKLTNKTTGETFEYYTPRTGNTVDLDGVQAFVGYQANRLRQTNRKYISLVPGINEIEYSGGTMDDIQFDFPFYFK, from the coding sequence TTGCCATTTACCATACATGATCCAGACATGAATAAGATTGATTATCCAGTTGGCGTTTTGCCACTGGATTTTTTAGTGTCTGCGATAGAAAAAGAAAGATATGTTGAAAACATTAAAGGTATTCCTGGAGCTGTGAATTACGGATTTGATTATAAAGAAAGAGAAGTCACTTTAAACTTTTGGTTACGGCATTATCATGGAGAGCACGACCAAAAGCTTTTAAAAAGTGAATTATATGCTATGTTGGATAGCCAACCGTATTTTTATATTAGTGATGACCGTCTTCCTACAAGAGTACTTAAAGTAGCAATAGATGAACCTTATATGCCAGATAGGATAAATGGTATAAACATTCACACTTTAGAATTTAAAGCTCAGGTGATTGGTCTACCATTTTGGAGAACGAAATATACAACTCAAGATATAGAAACAAAAGGGTTTGAAGCAATCGCTGAACAGTTTGGCTTAGCTGATGGATTAAATATTGATTATCCAAAATACACATTCACAGAGAACAAATTTACCGTGTGGAATGGTGGAAACGTCACATTAGATCCTCGTAATATGCCTTTAAAGATAAAGTTAAAACATTTGTTAACAGATGGTAATTTCAAACTTACTAATAAAACAACAGGAGAAACGTTTGAATACTACACACCTAGAACCGGTAATACTGTTGACTTAGACGGTGTACAAGCATTTGTCGGTTATCAAGCAAACCGATTAAGACAAACAAACAGAAAATATATAAGTCTTGTTCCTGGTATTAACGAAATTGAATATAGTGGTGGAACAATGGATGATATTCAGTTTGACTTCCCATTTTATTTTAAATAA